The nucleotide sequence TCGTCCGCATTGACCGTGCGTGTCTCTGATGTCAACGTGTTGCGAGGACAAGAAGCCATCCTGGGATGCTCCTTCACTCATGCCAAGCAGGACCGCTATGCCGGGAAAATCAAGCTGAGCTGGATCGCCGGAATAAATACCGGAAACGCATTTGTCCAATGTGAAGTAAAGAACGACTCATCGGCCTTGCCGGCCGTCTGCCTTAGCACGGAGGATTACGCGTTGGCCGGTGACCTCCGCCAGGGGATGGCGTCGCTTCGCATCAAACATGATAAGGTGTCTGAGGGCGAGTACTTCTGCAAAGTGGAGCTGGATGGAAAAGAATCGGTGAGCGAAGCGCTGATGCTGAAGGTACAAGGTAAAAGACTCAACTCTACGAGTGGACTTCCTGTTTGGTCGTATGGAGGTATGGTTATTTGTGTGAAGGCTCGAGAGCTATTTTGTGAGCGAGTTAGCAATTATCATGAAAAAATCAGTGTTCCCAACGTAACCTCATAACGTTCCTCGttgttttttccttcttttgttGTTAGTGAGGCCTGCAATCCTGAGCCTGTCACTGATCACCGGCAGCGCCCCCCAGAGGCTGGAGTGTTTGGCGGAGGGCAAGCCGATACCCAGCATCACCTGGCTGTCGGCCTCCGGGAGCCCCTTAACGGCAACATTAGAGGTTCAGAACTTAACGACGGGTTCGTTACTGAACAGCTCCGTCCAGTACGAACAGCAGGACGAGCTCACCTGCCGGGTGGAGAACGAGCTGGGGAGGGCCGAGCAGACGTACCGGCCGGCCAACACGAAGAGGGATGTGGTCCTGGTATGCGGTACAGTCGCCGCAgcgcttctgctgttggccacaGGGGGCGTCATCGTCCACCGACTGAGGCGCAGAGGTGAGGTGGTGAAATCATCTGCGAGATTGCGCCTTGTGAAATTATTTGATGACAATAATCATTTTCTCACACAGCTCGAAATCGCCACGCTCAGATTCGACAAAACCGTGAGTGCAAAACGTTTTACTCAATATCTCATATGTGAGCATTAAAAATGACCTGAAATGGGGATTtaaatgtgtctgtgtgtgaagtAGAGGACGGCGTCCCGCATTGCTCCCATGGTCCAGCTGGTGATGCTGATGCACTTCAGACTGTTTATAGCACTGTTGCTCTTCCTGAAGCCAGTGAGTTTTCTGAGATGAGAGCCGTCGTTTAGCCTTTTTTATAAATTGTgtattgaaggaatgaggtcgaaatacaaaaagtcctgcctcgctacaaaaacagatatgctcaaacctcattgaataaagtacataagcagacaagtatattcacatactaaataaataaatagaagaaacattttaagcatataattatacctacacaccaaatcaataaagaagacataactagacatttttgataggtggtgatgagaaaggtttttataactttatgatctgatatatttctgaggactttgaaataacaaatgacttttgatatattgcctaaatagcttaatgacccttaaggaactgtggaatgcatgcctgatgttttttctctgaatcatggacacagccagagtcgtcttgaccgttcagtacttgattgtatcttatgttttgactaatgctagacggcagtttttgattactactgaacgttctgcacagagggaaatattttggcctaacaaagaaaagatacggttggaaacatgattaaactaagaatataatgacgtaagcaaagacatgaagtatcaaaagcacaaactttacatagtcgggtaagagcaatagattaatgatgtcacaggcaaaagctaacataaatttgcacaagatgacacaattggaagaatgaggtacgatagtgtatgtccaagattggaggagaatgttcacaggaaggtcacgtggagataaaaccagcaggtgccagaaggagccacccgagaactcggccaaagatgatcgccaaggccgagagacgggatggaagacaacagccccctccacacacacacacacacacacacaccaacagacaCGCCAACCCAAACTATGacaacattaaaacaaggaaacgaATTGTGACAGATCTTGACATTGTTTCGTGGATGTGTCTTCTTGAAAATAAAGTAGTTATGGATCAGGTGAGCAGGAGGTGACAGCAAACACAGCATCAAAACTTTATTGAACATCATTCTAAAATCTAAATGGTCAAAGTGGGGCTCACGGGTGTGGCGGCACACGGGCGTGGTCACTTCCACCAGAGGCCTACTCCAGGCACCAGCCACACTCCAATCCCCAGCAGCATGATGACCTTTGACCCCAGAGAAAgaatcagcagcagcagaataTAAGGGGGCACTCCATCTTTGGGCGGAGGTGCTGGATGAGGAAGCAAGTAGAGGGTGGCTTTGTCTTTCCCGTGGGGGTTGGAGGCAGAGCATGTCACCTGCCATCCGGGTTCCACACCCTGCAGCCGGCTAACGATGAGGTCACCAGTCAAGCTCAGTGCGCCCGCCGTAGAACCTTCCAGCGGGTGCTCGGGTCCTAGCCACTGGATGTCGGGCGGCGGTGAGCCTGCCGCTTTGCATTCGGCCGTGTAGCTCGAGTCCTGACCGGCTTCCGCTTTCAGGGACAAGATGATGGGTGCCGCTATAGCGGAAAACACAAACGTGAGGGACACCTTAAGTGGAGCCTCTTGTTCAGGACTTACCCTCTACCCTCAGCCGGGTCCCCAGGTTGTCCTCCACGCTCTTGTGATCCCTTCCCTCCACCTCCAAACCACAATAATAGCGTCCACTGTCCCCTAGGGCGGCGCCGTTGATACGCAGGGACAGATCGTGCTGGCGGGGGTCACCCTCCAAACGGTACCGCGGGTCCTGGTGGGGCCCGGGCTCGCAGACGGGCACTTTACCGGTGCAGCGGTAGAGGATGGTGACACTCTGAGCTCCACCCAGACGCCAACGCACCTGCACTGAGGCGTGATGGGAATGCGACGGGTGGCTGAAGGTGCACGGCAGCACCACCGGGTGGCCCGCCAGGGCCCGCACCTCTGCTTGCACGTGGACCGCCCACACACCTTCTTCAGAACTCCACACTGTGGGGAAGAACACAGTAATGTTAACAAGAGAAATTATCCCAACACACTTGTGCCTCAGCTCACCTCCAACAGCAGCAAACAACAACGACACGCAGAGCAACACATCCATGATGGACAAGTGTGGGTGTGTTTTTCCAGTGTgactcttgttttattttgaggaAGTTTTTCTTGTCTATGTGGAAAAAGGAACATAGATACAAAGAATGTCAGAGGAAGTTACAATGTGCCATATAGGCCAATAATAGATTCATCTTTTGTGTAGAACATGAAGAAAATGGAACCAAAAgctaaccaaaacaaaaacatgactttaaaatgccccaaaaatctCGCACACGCAACAGAAATTGGTAAAAGGTACTAATATTGACGATTTgagcatgtctgtgtgtgtgtgcgggattATCATGTACTCAGTCAGCATACTGTGACTCGTTTCCTTCCTCAACTGCTGTGATGGCCCAGAATTGGTGTGTCTTGATGCAATTCCATACGCGTGTGCTAGTGTGTATAAGTGCATTCAAACATGCGTACGTGTGTGCTTCTGTTACTGGTGATCACAGGTGAGTTGTGCGTCATTCCAATTGGTTCTACTTCCTGTTTATACTGCGAAACTGGTTGCTGGCATGAGCATGATGACGACGAAGCAGTGAGCAATGTTTGAATGTTGACATGTAGGCTCCATTAGCACGTGGACGCAGTTAGCTATACATTAGCATGTTGACGTGGAAAGTTAATGCTATGGACCCCCAGTACAGATTTGGTGTACTTTTGCCATGTCTGGTCTGGGTGTAGGAACCGTGCCATCGTCCGCGTTGACCGTGCGTGTCTCTGATGTCAACGTGTTGCGAGGACAAGAAGCCATCCTGGGATGCTCCTTCACTCATGCCAAGCAGGACCGCTATGCCGGGAAAATCAAGCTGAGGTGGATCGCCGAAAGAAAAGACAATCAGGCATTTGCCGAATGTGAAGTAAAGAACAACTCATCGGCCTTGccggccgcctgccttagcacgGAGGATTACGCGGTTGCCGGTGACCTCCGCCAGGGGATGGCGTCAGTTCGCATCAAACATGACAAGGTGTCTGAGGGCAAGTACTTCTGCAAAGTGGAGCTGGATGGAAAAAAACCGGTGAGCAAAGCGCTGATGCTGAAGGTACAAGGTAAAAGACTCAACTCTACGAGTGGACTTTCTGTTTGGTCGTATGGAGGTGTGGTTATTTGTGTGAAGGCTTGAGAGCTATTTTGTGAGCGAGTTAGCAATTATCATGAAAAATTCAGTGTTCCCAACGCAACCTCATAACTTTCCTCgttgttttttccttcttctgttGTTAGTGAGGCCCGCAATTCTGAGCCTGTCACTGATCACCGGCAGCGCCCCCCAGAGGCTGGAGTGTTTGGCGGAGGGCAAGCCGATACCCAGCATCACCTGGCTGTCGGCCTCCGGGAGCCCCTTAACGGCAACATTAGAGGTTCAGAACTTAACGACGGGTTCGTTACTGAACAGCTCCGTCCCGTACGAACAGCAGGACGAACTCACCTGCCGGGTGGAGAACGAGCTGGGGAGGGCCGAGCAGACGTACCGGCCGGCCAACACGAAGAGGGATGTGGTCCTGGTATGCGGTAGAGTCGCCGCAGCGCTTCTGCTGTTGACCACAGGGGGCGTCATCGTCCACCGACTGAGGCGCAAAGGTGAGGTGGTGAAATCATCTGCGAGATTGCGCCTTGTGAAATTATCTGATGATAATAATCATTTTTTCACTCAGCTCGAAATCGCCACGCTCAGATTAGTCAAAACCATGAGTGCAAAACGTTTTACTCAATATCTCATATGTGAGCATTAAAAATGACCTGAAATGGCGATTtgaatgtgtctgtgtgtgaagtAGAGGACCGCGTCCCGCATTCCTCCCATGGTCCAGCTGGTGATGCTAATGCACTTCAGACTGTTTATAGCACTGTTGCTCTTTCTGAAGCCAGTGAGTTTTCTAAGATGAGAGCCGTCGTTCAACCTTTTTTATATAAATTGTGTATATACCTTTGACTTATAATTCATGTGCATGTACATGCAGGTGAAGGCGTGCCGTCCACCACACGTGCTCTCACACatcaagaacaaggtgaaagatCACTTGTTTCTGTCACCAGTCATGTAGTGATTAGAGTTTTCAGTCTCAATACCAGATGTTGAACCTTTGCCTTTTCAGATCTGTTTTATTCGACTGCGACCTTTCATAAATCATCCTCATCGTCTTCGTCATCTTCCAAGTTCATCAGCTAGCCTCTGTTCTGCCCAAGCGGCAAAGGGGTAgagtcaaaataaaaaatattattttcagcAAGAGTTTGAGCCAGTTGCTTTGGTCATTACAACGTGGGAGCACTGACAGGAAGTGACGTGGTTAACAGAGTAAGAATCTTGTGACCTTTGCATGATTGCGTCTTCACCTGCTCAGTGCTCACACTTTCACTttccaccacacaaacacacattaaaAAGTTTCTGCCTGATTTTTATCTTTATATGTAGCCTTTTTGTAGTCTTTTTAGGCTTTTTGAAGTcattatttagttatttttgtACTCTTTGTAGTCTATTAGTATTTTGCTTATTTCTTTTCGGGGCCTTGTAGGACACTCCAATCCCCAGCAGCATGATGACCTTTGACCCCAGAGAAAgaatcagcagcagcagaataTAAGGGGGCACTCCATCTTTGGGCGGAGGTGCTGGATGGGGAAGCAAGTAGAGGGTGGCTTTGTCTTTCCCGTGGGGGTTGGAGGCAGAGCATGTCACCTGCCATCCGGGTTCCACACCCTGTAGCCGGCTAACGATGAGGTCACCAGTCAAACTCAGTGCGCCCGCCGTAGAACCTTCCAACGGGTGCTCGGGTCCCAGCCACTGGATGTCGGGCGGCGGTGAGCCTGTCACTTTGCATTCGGCCGTGTAGCTCGAGTCCTGACCGGCTTCCGCTTTCAGGGACAGGATGATGGGTGCCGCTATAGTGGAAAACAAAAACGTGAGGGACACCTTAAGTGGACCCTCTTGTTCACGACTTACCCTCTACCCTCAGCCGGGTCCCCAGGTTGTCCTCCACGCTCTTGTGATCCCTTCCCTCCACCTCCAAACCACAATAATAGCGTCCACTGTCCCCTAGGGCGGCGCCGTTGATACGCAGGGACAGATCGTGCTGGCGGGGGTCACCCTCCAAACGGTACCGCGGGTCCTGGTGGGGCCCGGGCTGGCAGACGGTCACTTTACCGGTGCAGCGGTAGAGGATGGTGACACTCTGAGCTCCACCCAGACGCCAACGCACCTGCACTGAGGCGTGATGGGAATGCGACGGGTGGCTGAAGGTGCACGGCAGCACCACCGGGTGGCCCGCCAGGGCCCGCACCTCTGCTTGCACGTGGACCGCCCACACACCTTCTTCAGAACTCCACACTTTGGGGAAGAACACATAGTGATGTTAACAAGAGAAATTATCCCAAAACACTTGTGCCTCAGCTCACCTCCATCAGCAGCAAACAACAACGACACGCAGAGCAGCACATCCATGATGGACAAGTGTGGGTGTGTTTTTCCAGTGTGACTCTTGTTTTATTCTGAGGAAGTTTTTCTTGTCTATGTGGAAAAAGGAACATAGATACAAAGAATGTCAGAGGAAGTTACAATGTGCCACATAGGCCAATAATAGATTCATCTTTTGTAAAGAACATGAAGAAAATGGAACCTAAAGCtaaccaaaataaaaacacgactttaaaatgccccaaaaatctGGCACACGCAACAGAAATTGTAAAAAGGTATTAATATTGACTATTTGAgcatgtctatgtgtgtgtgcgggatTATCATGTACTCACTCAGCATCCTGTGACTCGTTTCCTTCCTCAACTGCTGTGATGGCCCAGAATTGGTGTGTCTTGATGCAATTCCATACGCGTGTGCTAGTGTGTATAAGTGCATTCAAACATGCGTACGTGTGTGCTTCTGTTACTGGTGATCACAGGTGAGTTGTGCGTCATTCCAATTGGTTCTACTTCCTGTTGATACTGCGAAACTGGTTGCTGGCATTAGCATGATGACGAAGAAGCAGTGAGCAATGTTTGAATGTTGACATGTAGGCTCCATTAGCACGTGGACGCAGTTAGCTATACATTAGCATGTTGACGTGGAAAGTTAATGCTATGGACCCCCAGTACAGATTTGGTGTACTTTTGCCAAGTCTGGTCTGGGTGTAGGAACCGTGCCATCGTCCGCGTTGACCGTGCGTGTCTCTGATGTCAACGTGTTGCGAGGACAAGAAGCCATCCTGGGATGCTCCTTCACTCATGCCAAGCAGGACCGCTATGCCGGGAAAATCAAGCTGAGCTGGATCGCCGGAATAAATACCGGAAACGCATTTGTCCAATGTGAAGTAAAGAACGACTCATCGGCCTTGCCGGTCGACTGCCTTGGCACGCAGGATTTCGTGTTGGCCGGTGACCTCCGCCAGGGGATGGTGTCGCTTCGCATCAAACATTACAATGTGTCTGAGGGCAAGTACTTCTGCAAAGTGGAGCTGGATGGAAAAAAACCGGTGAGCGAAGCGCTGATGCTGAAGGTACAAGGTAAAAGACTCAACTCTACGAGTGGACTTTCTGTTTGGTCGTATGGAGGTGTGGTTATTTGTGTGAAGGCTTGAGAGCTATTTTGTTAGCGAGTTAGCAATTATCATGAAAAATTCAGTATTCCCAACGCAACCTCATAACTTTCCTCAttgttttttccttcttctgttGTTAGTGAGGCCCGCAATCCTGAGCCTGTCACTGATCAGCGGCAGCGCCCCCCAGAGGCTGGAGTGTTTGGCGGAGGGCAAGCCGATACCCAACATCACCTGGCTGTCAGCCTCCGGGAGCCCCTTAACGGCAACATTAGAGGTTCAGAACTTAACGAGGGGTTCGTTACTGAACAGCTCCGTCCAGTACGAACAGCAGGACGAGCTCACCTGCCGGGTGGAGAACGAGCTGGGGAGGGCCGAGCAGACGTACCGGCCGGCCAACACGAAGAGGGATGTGGTCCTGGTATGCGGTACAGTCGCCGCGgcgcttctgctgttggccacaGGGGGCGTCATCGTCCACCGACTGAGGCGCAGAGGTGAGGTGGTAAAATCATCTGCGAGATTGCGCCTTGTGAAATTATTTGATGATAATAATCATTTTCTCACACAGCTCGAAATCGCCAGATTCGACAAAACCGTGAGTGCAAAACGTTTTACTCAACATCTCATATATGAGCATTAAAAATGACCTGAAATGGGGATTtgaatgtgtctgtgtgtgacgTAGAGGACGGCGTCCCGCATTCCTCCCATGGTCCAGCTGGTGATGCTGATGCATTTCAGACTGTTTATAGCACTGTTGCTCTTCCTGAAGCCAGTGCGTTTTCTGAGATGAGAGCCGTCGTTCAGCCTTTTTTATAAATTGTGTATACACCTTTGACTTATAATTCATGTGCATGTACTTGCAGGTGAACGCGTGCCGTCCACTACACGTGCTCTCACACatcaagaacaaggtgaaagatCGCTTGTTTTTGTCACCAGTCATTCGGTGATTAGAGTTTTCAGTCTCAATACCAGATGTTGAACCTTTGTCTTTTCAGATCTGTTTTATTCGACTGTGACCTTTCATTAATCATCTTCATCGTCTTCGTCATCTTCCAAGTTCATCAGCTAGCCTCTGTTCTGACCAAGCGGCAAAGGGGTAgagtcaaaataaaaaatattattttcagcAGGAGTTTGAGCCAGTTGCTTTGGTCATTACAACATGGGAGCACTGACAGGAAGTGGTGTGGTTAACAGAGTAAGAATCTTTTGACCTTTGCTTGACTGCTCAGTGCTCACACTTTCACTtgccaccacacaaacacacaccactgTAAATTACTGTAAAAAAGTTTCTGCCTGATTTTCATCTTTGTATGTAGCCTTTTTGTAGTCTTTTTAGGCTTTTTGAAGTCAttattttgctatttttttaCTCTTTGTAGTCTATTAGTATTTTGCTTATTTCTTTTTGGGGCCTTGTAGTACTTTTTTTGTgatgttttgtattgtttttttgtactttctactcgttatagtctttggtaccctttttctaagcatttatttagatttttgtatttgttt is from Syngnathus scovelli strain Florida chromosome 9, RoL_Ssco_1.2, whole genome shotgun sequence and encodes:
- the LOC125974669 gene encoding hemicentin-1 isoform X2, producing the protein MRTCVLLLLVITVQIWCTFAMSGLGVGTVPSSALTVRVSDVNVLRGQEAILGCSFTHAKQDRYAGKIKLSWIAGINTGNAFVQCEVKNDSSALPAVCLSTEDYALAGDLRQGMASLRIKHDKVSEGEYFCKVELDGKESVSEALMLKVQGKRLNSTSGLPVWSYGVRPAILSLSLITGSAPQRLECLAEGKPIPSITWLSASGSPLTATLEVQNLTTGSLLNSSVQYEQQDELTCRVENELGRAEQTYRPANTKRDVVLVCGTVAAALLLLATGGVIVHRLRRRARNRHAQIRQNQDGVPHCSHGPAGDADALQTVYSTVALPEASEFSEMRAVV
- the LOC125974669 gene encoding V-set and immunoglobulin domain-containing protein 1 isoform X1; protein product: MRTCVLLLLVITVQIWCTFAMSGLGVGTVPSSALTVRVSDVNVLRGQEAILGCSFTHAKQDRYAGKIKLSWIAGINTGNAFVQCEVKNDSSALPAVCLSTEDYALAGDLRQGMASLRIKHDKVSEGEYFCKVELDGKESVSEALMLKVQGKRLNSTSGLPVWSYGVRPAILSLSLITGSAPQRLECLAEGKPIPSITWLSASGSPLTATLEVQNLTTGSLLNSSVQYEQQDELTCRVENELGRAEQTYRPANTKRDVVLVCGTVAAALLLLATGGVIVHRLRRRARNRHAQIRQNLEDGVPHCSHGPAGDADALQTVYSTVALPEASEFSEMRAVV
- the LOC125974684 gene encoding sialic acid-binding Ig-like lectin 15, producing MDVLLCVSLLFAAVGVWSSEEGVWAVHVQAEVRALAGHPVVLPCTFSHPSHSHHASVQVRWRLGGAQSVTILYRCTGKVPVCEPGPHQDPRYRLEGDPRQHDLSLRINGAALGDSGRYYCGLEVEGRDHKSVEDNLGTRLRVEAAPIILSLKAEAGQDSSYTAECKAAGSPPPDIQWLGPEHPLEGSTAGALSLTGDLIVSRLQGVEPGWQVTCSASNPHGKDKATLYLLPHPAPPPKDGVPPYILLLLILSLGSKVIMLLGIGVWLVPGVGLWWK
- the LOC137839578 gene encoding uncharacterized protein isoform X1, which codes for MRTCVLLLLVITVQIWCTFAMSGLGVGTVPSSALTVRVSDVNVLRGQEAILGCSFTHAKQDRYAGKIKLRWIAERKDNQAFAECEVKNNSSALPAACLSTEDYAVAGDLRQGMASVRIKHDKVSEGKYFCKVELDGKKPVSKALMLKVQGKRLNSTSGLSVWSYGVRPAILSLSLITGSAPQRLECLAEGKPIPSITWLSASGSPLTATLEVQNLTTGSLLNSSVPYEQQDELTCRVENELGRAEQTYRPANTKRDVVLVCGRVAAALLLLTTGGVIVHRLRRKVEDRVPHSSHGPAGDANALQTVYSTVALSEASEGVPSTTRALTHQEQDLFYSTATFHKSSSSSSSSSKFIS
- the LOC137839578 gene encoding uncharacterized protein isoform X5, whose protein sequence is MRTCVLLLLVITVQIWCTFAMSGLGVGTVPSSALTVRVSDVNVLRGQEAILGCSFTHAKQDRYAGKIKLRWIAERKDNQAFAECEVKNNSSALPAACLSTEDYAVAGDLRQGMASVRIKHDKVSEGKYFCKVELDGKKPVSKALMLKVQGKRLNSTSGLSVWSYGVRPAILSLSLITGSAPQRLECLAEGKPIPSITWLSASGSPLTATLEVQNLTTGSLLNSSVPYEQQDELTCRVENELGRAEQTYRPANTKRDVVLVCGRVAAALLLLTTGGVIVHRLRRKGEGVPSTTRALTHQEQDLFYSTATFHKSSSSSSSSSKFIS
- the LOC137839578 gene encoding uncharacterized protein isoform X2, which translates into the protein MRTCVLLLLVITVQIWCTFAMSGLGVGTVPSSALTVRVSDVNVLRGQEAILGCSFTHAKQDRYAGKIKLRWIAERKDNQAFAECEVKNNSSALPAACLSTEDYAVAGDLRQGMASVRIKHDKVSEGKYFCKVELDGKKPVSKALMLKVQGKRLNSTSGLSVWSYGVRPAILSLSLITGSAPQRLECLAEGKPIPSITWLSASGSPLTATLEVQNLTTGSLLNSSVPYEQQDELTCRVENELGRAEQTYRPANTKRDVVLVCGRVAAALLLLTTGGVIVHRLRRKEDRVPHSSHGPAGDANALQTVYSTVALSEASEGVPSTTRALTHQEQDLFYSTATFHKSSSSSSSSSKFIS
- the LOC137839578 gene encoding uncharacterized protein isoform X4 — protein: MRTCVLLLLVITVQIWCTFAMSGLGVGTVPSSALTVRVSDVNVLRGQEAILGCSFTHAKQDRYAGKIKLRWIAERKDNQAFAECEVKNNSSALPAACLSTEDYAVAGDLRQGMASVRIKHDKVSEGKYFCKVELDGKKPVSKALMLKVQVRPAILSLSLITGSAPQRLECLAEGKPIPSITWLSASGSPLTATLEVQNLTTGSLLNSSVPYEQQDELTCRVENELGRAEQTYRPANTKRDVVLVCGRVAAALLLLTTGGVIVHRLRRKVEDRVPHSSHGPAGDANALQTVYSTVALSEASEGVPSTTRALTHQEQDLFYSTATFHKSSSSSSSSSKFIS
- the LOC137839578 gene encoding uncharacterized protein isoform X3 produces the protein MRTCVLLLLVITGTVPSSALTVRVSDVNVLRGQEAILGCSFTHAKQDRYAGKIKLRWIAERKDNQAFAECEVKNNSSALPAACLSTEDYAVAGDLRQGMASVRIKHDKVSEGKYFCKVELDGKKPVSKALMLKVQGKRLNSTSGLSVWSYGVRPAILSLSLITGSAPQRLECLAEGKPIPSITWLSASGSPLTATLEVQNLTTGSLLNSSVPYEQQDELTCRVENELGRAEQTYRPANTKRDVVLVCGRVAAALLLLTTGGVIVHRLRRKVEDRVPHSSHGPAGDANALQTVYSTVALSEASEGVPSTTRALTHQEQDLFYSTATFHKSSSSSSSSSKFIS
- the LOC137839578 gene encoding uncharacterized protein isoform X6, translated to MRTCVLLLLVITVQIWCTFAMSGLGVGTVPSSALTVRVSDVNVLRGQEAILGCSFTHAKQDRYAGKIKLRWIAERKDNQAFAECEVKNNSSALPAACLSTEDYAVAGDLRQGMASVRIKHDKVSEGKYFCKVELDGKKPVSKALMLKVQGKRLNSTSGLSVWSYGVRPAILSLSLITGSAPQRLECLAEGKPIPSITWLSASGSPLTATLEVQNLTTGSLLNSSVPYEQQDELTCRVENELGRAEQTYRPANTKRDVVLVCGRVAAALLLLTTGGVIVHRLRRKARNRHAQISQNHECKTFYSISHM
- the LOC137839524 gene encoding sialic acid-binding Ig-like lectin 15, whose translation is MDVLLCVSLLFAADGVWSSEEGVWAVHVQAEVRALAGHPVVLPCTFSHPSHSHHASVQVRWRLGGAQSVTILYRCTGKVTVCQPGPHQDPRYRLEGDPRQHDLSLRINGAALGDSGRYYCGLEVEGRDHKSVEDNLGTRLRVEAAPIILSLKAEAGQDSSYTAECKVTGSPPPDIQWLGPEHPLEGSTAGALSLTGDLIVSRLQGVEPGWQVTCSASNPHGKDKATLYLLPHPAPPPKDGVPPYILLLLILSLGSKVIMLLGIGVSYKAPKRNKQNTNRLQRVQK
- the LOC125974676 gene encoding uncharacterized protein isoform X1, which produces MRTCVLLLLVITVQIWCTFAKSGLGVGTVPSSALTVRVSDVNVLRGQEAILGCSFTHAKQDRYAGKIKLSWIAGINTGNAFVQCEVKNDSSALPVDCLGTQDFVLAGDLRQGMVSLRIKHYNVSEGKYFCKVELDGKKPVSEALMLKVQGKRLNSTSGLSVWSYGVRPAILSLSLISGSAPQRLECLAEGKPIPNITWLSASGSPLTATLEVQNLTRGSLLNSSVQYEQQDELTCRVENELGRAEQTYRPANTKRDVVLVCGTVAAALLLLATGGVIVHRLRRRARNRQIRQNLEDGVPHSSHGPAGDADAFQTVYSTVALPEASERVPSTTRALTHQEQDLFYSTVTFH
- the LOC125974676 gene encoding uncharacterized protein isoform X2; this translates as MRTCVLLLLVITVQIWCTFAKSGLGVGTVPSSALTVRVSDVNVLRGQEAILGCSFTHAKQDRYAGKIKLSWIAGINTGNAFVQCEVKNDSSALPVDCLGTQDFVLAGDLRQGMVSLRIKHYNVSEGKYFCKVELDGKKPVSEALMLKVQGKRLNSTSGLSVWSYGVRPAILSLSLISGSAPQRLECLAEGKPIPNITWLSASGSPLTATLEVQNLTRGSLLNSSVQYEQQDELTCRVENELGRAEQTYRPANTKRDVVLVCGTVAAALLLLATGGVIVHRLRRRARNRQIRQNQDGVPHSSHGPAGDADAFQTVYSTVALPEASERVPSTTRALTHQEQDLFYSTVTFH
- the LOC125974676 gene encoding uncharacterized protein isoform X5 → MRTCVLLLLVITVQIWCTFAKSGLGVGTVPSSALTVRVSDVNVLRGQEAILGCSFTHAKQDRYAGKIKLSWIAGINTGNAFVQCEVKNDSSALPVDCLGTQDFVLAGDLRQGMVSLRIKHYNVSEGKYFCKVELDGKKPVSEALMLKVQGKRLNSTSGLSVWSYGVRPAILSLSLISGSAPQRLECLAEGKPIPNITWLSASGSPLTATLEVQNLTRGSLLNSSVQYEQQDELTCRVENELGRAEQTYRPANTKRDVVLVCGTVAAALLLLATGGVIVHRLRRRARNRQIRQNRERVPSTTRALTHQEQDLFYSTVTFH
- the LOC125974676 gene encoding fasciclin-2-like isoform X4; this translates as MRTCVLLLLVITVQIWCTFAKSGLGVGTVPSSALTVRVSDVNVLRGQEAILGCSFTHAKQDRYAGKIKLSWIAGINTGNAFVQCEVKNDSSALPVDCLGTQDFVLAGDLRQGMVSLRIKHYNVSEGKYFCKVELDGKKPVSEALMLKVQVRPAILSLSLISGSAPQRLECLAEGKPIPNITWLSASGSPLTATLEVQNLTRGSLLNSSVQYEQQDELTCRVENELGRAEQTYRPANTKRDVVLVCGTVAAALLLLATGGVIVHRLRRRARNRQIRQNLEDGVPHSSHGPAGDADAFQTVYSTVALPEASERVPSTTRALTHQEQDLFYSTVTFH
- the LOC125974676 gene encoding uncharacterized protein isoform X3; the encoded protein is MRTCVLLLLVITGTVPSSALTVRVSDVNVLRGQEAILGCSFTHAKQDRYAGKIKLSWIAGINTGNAFVQCEVKNDSSALPVDCLGTQDFVLAGDLRQGMVSLRIKHYNVSEGKYFCKVELDGKKPVSEALMLKVQGKRLNSTSGLSVWSYGVRPAILSLSLISGSAPQRLECLAEGKPIPNITWLSASGSPLTATLEVQNLTRGSLLNSSVQYEQQDELTCRVENELGRAEQTYRPANTKRDVVLVCGTVAAALLLLATGGVIVHRLRRRARNRQIRQNLEDGVPHSSHGPAGDADAFQTVYSTVALPEASERVPSTTRALTHQEQDLFYSTVTFH